The window TAGAAGCTTGTTTATGGCCAGTTCTTTGCAGTTTCTTTGACTGTTGTGCAAAATTATGAACATGTTAGCAAAAATTCCCACCGGGTTCAAACTCCGGCAATGTATTTAACCGCCCATTTCCACATCCAGATTTCTAAAAAATGGGTGATATGAATTTTTTAATTTGATTGTATGAAAGTCGTCCTTACTTTTATCTAAATAGAAAAAGATAGCAAAATAGAACATGTGTTGATTGGGCTTTCTTTTTTAGCGAGCTAAACAGGAGATAACAGCATGAAGAAAATCGGAATAATCGTTGGCAGCTTAAGAAAAGAATCTTTTAATCGTTCTGTGGGAAAATATCTGGCCTCAATTGCTCCTGAAGGCTATTCTTTCAGCTTTCCCGATATTGGCAGTCTGGAACTTTACAACCAGGATCTTGACGATACGCCCACCGCTGCCTGGGTTAAATTCAGAGATGAGATTAAGGCACTGGATGCCGTTTTATTTATAACGCCCGAGTATAACAGATCCTTCCCGGGAGTTTTGAAAAATGCCCTTGACGTTGGGTCAAGGCCTTACGGACAAAGTGTATGGTCCGGAAAGCCTGGGGGAATTATCAGTGTCTCTCCCGGAGCCATCGGCGGGTTTGGTGCCCACCAGCACCTGAAACAGGTACTCTCCTATCTGAATATTTATATCATGAACCAGCCAGAAGCTTATCTGGGGAATATTATGGCATCCTTGAATGATTCAGGACAGGTGATCGCAGAAAACACCAAAACTTTTCTGACCGAATACATGGACCAGTTTATTAAGTGGATCGAGCGGTTCTAATGGAAAAATGCAGGATAATAGAAGAAA is drawn from uncultured Desulfobacter sp. and contains these coding sequences:
- a CDS encoding NAD(P)H-dependent oxidoreductase, whose translation is MKKIGIIVGSLRKESFNRSVGKYLASIAPEGYSFSFPDIGSLELYNQDLDDTPTAAWVKFRDEIKALDAVLFITPEYNRSFPGVLKNALDVGSRPYGQSVWSGKPGGIISVSPGAIGGFGAHQHLKQVLSYLNIYIMNQPEAYLGNIMASLNDSGQVIAENTKTFLTEYMDQFIKWIERF